Proteins co-encoded in one Variovorax terrae genomic window:
- a CDS encoding Bug family tripartite tricarboxylate transporter substrate binding protein, with translation MDKRHFLRLLAATPVAAALPTSAQQRYPDHAVRLIAPFAAGSTSDTSARFIAQYMAVALKQSVVVDNQPGADGRIGMMAARNAAPDGYTLVLGSWTNLAVNPILIKALPYDPLKDFKPVAGIGRSMLGIAVPGNSPRKTLADLLDAARSRPRAVNFGNFGTGYRLAAEWLSSLSGAQFTHVPYKTTSQMNTDLAGSQIDAGMDGVTSLTPLVKSGQLRLLAVTGEQRHPEFPEVPTIKETYPEFSVYGWSALMVRAEVPDEITARLAATVQAIMASPEGKAFAQRVGSELLLRGTSEMRKYQVEQIETLRRVAEAAGMKPE, from the coding sequence ATGGACAAAAGACATTTCCTGCGGCTGCTGGCCGCCACCCCGGTGGCCGCGGCCCTCCCCACCTCGGCGCAGCAGCGCTACCCGGACCACGCCGTCCGCCTGATCGCACCGTTCGCCGCGGGCAGCACCAGCGATACGTCGGCGCGCTTCATCGCGCAGTACATGGCGGTGGCACTCAAGCAGAGCGTGGTGGTGGACAACCAGCCCGGCGCGGACGGCCGCATCGGCATGATGGCGGCCAGGAACGCCGCGCCCGATGGCTACACACTGGTACTGGGCAGCTGGACCAACCTCGCGGTGAATCCCATCCTGATCAAGGCGCTGCCCTACGACCCGCTCAAGGACTTCAAGCCGGTGGCCGGCATCGGGCGCAGCATGCTGGGCATCGCGGTGCCGGGCAATTCGCCGCGCAAGACGCTGGCCGACCTGCTCGATGCCGCCAGGAGCCGGCCGCGGGCGGTGAACTTCGGCAACTTCGGCACCGGCTACCGGCTGGCCGCGGAGTGGCTGTCCAGCCTGTCGGGCGCGCAGTTCACCCATGTACCGTACAAGACCACCAGCCAGATGAACACCGACCTGGCCGGCTCGCAGATCGACGCGGGCATGGACGGCGTGACCTCGCTCACGCCGCTGGTCAAGTCGGGCCAGTTGCGGCTGCTGGCCGTGACCGGCGAGCAGCGCCACCCGGAATTCCCCGAGGTGCCGACCATCAAGGAAACCTACCCCGAGTTCTCGGTCTACGGCTGGTCGGCATTGATGGTGCGCGCGGAGGTGCCGGACGAGATCACCGCGCGGCTGGCCGCGACCGTGCAGGCCATCATGGCCTCACCCGAAGGCAAGGCGTTTGCACAGCGCGTGGGCTCGGAGCTGCTGCTGCGCGGCACCAGCGAGATGCGCAAGTACCAGGTCGAGCAGATCGAGACGCTGCGCCGCGTGGCCGAGGCGGCCGGCATGAAGCCCGAATGA
- a CDS encoding IclR family transcriptional regulator, protein MAPPVKSAQRVVEVFEYFAQRRAPATLTQVCAALGYPASSTFALLNTLRDLGYLDYSREERTFVPTVRAALLGIWVNDALLSDGTIVRLMYRLRDDTGCTAVLGIQSGFQMQYIHVVKGNDATGRTDVSTGALRPLLRSAMGEVVLALKPRAELRALVSRINAQEAPARQVRLSELQARLDLCRERGWSYSEGVSTPGSGIITMLLAAPQHQPPMVLGLGGRIAALRANKERFLDALRGVVAAHREHMEALPQTFAASGRPRA, encoded by the coding sequence ATGGCTCCCCCCGTCAAATCCGCGCAGCGCGTGGTCGAGGTGTTCGAATATTTCGCGCAGCGGCGCGCGCCGGCCACGCTGACCCAGGTCTGCGCGGCGCTCGGCTACCCGGCGTCCAGCACCTTCGCGCTGCTCAACACCCTGCGCGATCTGGGCTACCTGGACTATTCGCGCGAGGAGCGCACCTTCGTGCCCACCGTGCGCGCGGCACTGCTGGGCATCTGGGTCAACGACGCGCTGCTGAGCGACGGCACCATCGTGCGGCTCATGTACCGGCTGCGCGACGACACCGGCTGCACCGCGGTGCTGGGCATCCAGAGCGGCTTCCAGATGCAGTACATCCACGTGGTGAAAGGCAACGACGCCACGGGGCGCACCGACGTCAGCACCGGCGCGCTGCGTCCGCTGCTGCGCTCGGCCATGGGCGAGGTGGTGCTGGCGCTCAAGCCGCGCGCCGAGCTGCGCGCCCTGGTCAGCCGCATCAACGCCCAGGAGGCGCCGGCCCGCCAGGTGCGGCTGTCGGAGCTGCAGGCCCGGCTCGACCTGTGCCGCGAGCGCGGCTGGTCGTACAGCGAAGGCGTGTCCACGCCGGGCTCGGGCATCATCACCATGCTGCTGGCCGCGCCACAGCACCAGCCGCCCATGGTGCTGGGCCTGGGCGGGCGCATCGCGGCGCTGCGTGCGAACAAGGAGCGCTTTCTCGACGCGCTGCGCGGCGTGGTGGCCGCGCATCGCGAACACATGGAAGCGCTGCCGCAGACCTTCGCGGCGTCGGGCCGCCCGCGCGCCTGA
- a CDS encoding fumarylacetoacetate hydrolase family protein has product MKLATLARDGRAVPALFDAAGVFDLQVVLAVLPTGQRHGFGGAAAGPLSMLDLVAAGERAHALCRQVAQQPHAFAVARIAPAQVRLLAPLPRTPRNVFCLGRNYADHIQEDNLSRDKATPLPEHPQFFTKPASAIVGDGAAIRYDERVTRRLDYEVELAVVIGTGGRDIAAADAMRHVFGYTIVNDITARDLQRRHDQWFKGKALDTSCPMGPWIVSADEIADPHALAIALDVNGEPRQHASTGDMIFKIPQIIESLSAGLTLEPGDVIATGTPSGVGYAMNPRRFLTGGDVIECRIDGIGRLVNTVEAVQPDAIK; this is encoded by the coding sequence ATGAAACTGGCCACCCTTGCCCGTGACGGCCGCGCCGTCCCCGCCCTGTTCGACGCCGCTGGCGTGTTCGACCTGCAGGTGGTGCTGGCGGTGCTGCCCACCGGCCAGCGCCACGGCTTTGGCGGTGCCGCCGCCGGCCCGCTGTCCATGCTCGACCTGGTCGCCGCCGGCGAGCGTGCGCATGCGCTGTGCCGCCAGGTGGCGCAGCAGCCGCATGCCTTCGCCGTCGCGCGGATCGCGCCGGCCCAGGTGCGCCTGCTCGCACCGCTGCCCCGCACGCCGCGCAACGTGTTCTGCCTGGGCCGCAACTATGCGGACCATATCCAGGAGGACAACCTCTCGCGCGACAAGGCGACGCCGCTGCCCGAGCATCCGCAGTTCTTCACCAAGCCCGCCAGCGCCATCGTCGGCGACGGTGCCGCCATCCGCTACGACGAGCGCGTCACGCGCCGGCTGGACTACGAGGTGGAGCTGGCCGTCGTCATCGGCACCGGTGGGCGCGACATCGCGGCGGCGGACGCGATGCGCCACGTGTTCGGCTACACCATCGTCAACGACATCACCGCGCGCGACCTGCAGCGCCGCCACGACCAGTGGTTCAAGGGCAAAGCGCTGGACACCAGCTGCCCCATGGGGCCGTGGATCGTGAGCGCCGACGAGATCGCCGACCCGCACGCGCTCGCGATCGCGCTGGACGTCAACGGCGAGCCGCGCCAGCACGCCAGCACCGGCGACATGATCTTCAAGATTCCGCAAATCATCGAGTCGCTCTCGGCCGGGCTGACGCTGGAGCCCGGCGACGTGATCGCCACCGGCACGCCCTCGGGCGTGGGCTACGCGATGAACCCGCGCCGCTTCCTGACAGGCGGCGACGTGATCGAATGCCGCATCGACGGCATCGGCCGGCTCGTCAACACCGTCGAAGCCGTTCAGCCTGACGCTATCAAATAG
- a CDS encoding MFS transporter, producing the protein MTAPAAPDHPYDRRLVGWLSLGQLITWGSVFYTFALLMEPVERELGLSRSQSSLAFSLALLTEGLLAYPMGRWIDRGHERAVMTGGSLLVAACLLLHSAVHSLAGFYAAWIGLGAAMAATLYNPAFAVVTRRFPHDFRRAIITLTFLGGLASTVFIPLTAWLIEQLGWRRTLWVLAGLHLLVCVPLHARLLRGAPVAPAGAGTAAGTPAASLARSLRSAPFLLIGVFVVLMMAITAALPAHMVSLLRENGLAEAWVIAIPASIGLIQVLGRLLLYFFEHRFDLHLANRLIPCLIPLGLAALLAGGGHGGAALLFVLLYGMGNGMLTIVKGTAIAQYVNRDHVAALNGALGLPMALARAVAPLMLGLLWSRERGYAPGLWVLLAASVVAVLALLQAQRRALLPARQQAESA; encoded by the coding sequence ATGACAGCGCCAGCCGCCCCCGACCACCCCTACGACCGGCGGCTGGTGGGCTGGCTGTCGCTGGGCCAGCTCATCACCTGGGGCAGCGTGTTCTACACCTTCGCCCTGCTGATGGAGCCGGTCGAGCGCGAACTCGGCCTGAGCCGCTCCCAGTCCTCGCTGGCCTTCAGCCTGGCGCTGCTGACCGAAGGCCTGCTGGCCTACCCGATGGGCCGCTGGATCGACCGCGGCCACGAGCGCGCGGTGATGACCGGCGGCTCGCTGCTGGTGGCCGCCTGCCTGCTGCTGCACAGCGCGGTGCACAGCCTGGCCGGCTTCTACGCCGCCTGGATCGGCCTGGGCGCGGCCATGGCCGCCACGCTCTACAACCCGGCCTTCGCCGTCGTCACGCGGCGCTTTCCCCACGACTTCCGCCGCGCCATCATCACGCTGACCTTCCTCGGCGGGCTGGCCAGCACGGTGTTCATCCCGCTGACCGCCTGGCTGATCGAGCAGCTCGGCTGGCGCCGCACGCTGTGGGTGCTGGCCGGCCTGCACCTGCTGGTCTGCGTGCCGCTGCATGCGCGCCTGCTGCGCGGCGCCCCGGTGGCTCCCGCCGGGGCCGGCACCGCGGCGGGAACGCCGGCGGCTTCGCTGGCGCGCAGCCTGCGCAGCGCGCCGTTCCTGCTGATCGGCGTGTTCGTGGTGCTGATGATGGCGATCACGGCGGCGCTGCCCGCCCACATGGTGAGCCTGCTGCGCGAAAACGGCCTGGCCGAGGCCTGGGTCATCGCCATTCCGGCCAGCATCGGCCTGATCCAGGTGCTGGGGCGGTTGCTGCTGTATTTCTTCGAGCACCGCTTCGACCTGCATCTGGCCAACCGGCTGATCCCCTGCCTGATCCCGCTGGGCCTGGCCGCGCTGCTCGCGGGCGGCGGCCACGGCGGGGCGGCGCTGCTGTTCGTGTTGCTCTACGGCATGGGCAACGGCATGCTGACCATCGTCAAGGGCACGGCGATCGCACAGTACGTGAACCGCGACCATGTGGCCGCCCTCAATGGCGCCCTGGGCCTGCCGATGGCCCTCGCGCGCGCGGTAGCGCCGCTGATGCTGGGCCTGCTGTGGAGCCGGGAGCGCGGCTACGCCCCGGGCCTGTGGGTGCTGCTGGCCGCCAGCGTGGTGGCGGTGCTGGCCCTGCTGCAGGCGCAGCGCCGGGCGCTGCTGCCGGCGCGACAGCAGGCCGAAAGCGCATGA
- a CDS encoding glycine zipper 2TM domain-containing protein, which translates to MSTTFDQTAPAASSTKPLWAAVGALAVVVVGLAGTLIYTQTKTPQASAPAPVAALTPPSVAPVVTAPAAAEKPADEVAPPKPVAKPVVTAPKPAPVHVARKPVPAPTVVGEATPAPAPAPARVVCANCGTIESVTPVEHKGSGSGLGAVAGGVLGAVVGNQVGGGTGRTVATVLGAVGGGYAGNAVEKNMKKTTAYQVQVRMEDGSVRTIEQATAPAVGARVVVDGNGLRAQ; encoded by the coding sequence ATGAGCACGACGTTCGATCAAACCGCCCCGGCGGCTTCCAGCACCAAACCCCTGTGGGCCGCCGTGGGCGCCCTGGCCGTGGTGGTGGTCGGCCTGGCCGGTACGCTGATCTACACACAGACCAAAACCCCGCAGGCCAGCGCACCCGCGCCCGTCGCGGCCCTGACCCCGCCCAGCGTGGCGCCGGTCGTCACCGCGCCGGCGGCGGCCGAGAAGCCCGCCGACGAGGTGGCTCCGCCCAAGCCGGTGGCCAAACCCGTGGTGACGGCGCCCAAGCCGGCGCCGGTCCATGTCGCGCGCAAGCCCGTACCGGCGCCGACGGTGGTGGGCGAGGCCACGCCGGCACCGGCTCCCGCGCCGGCGCGTGTGGTGTGCGCCAACTGCGGCACCATTGAATCCGTGACCCCGGTGGAGCACAAGGGATCGGGCAGCGGCCTGGGTGCCGTGGCCGGCGGCGTGCTGGGCGCGGTGGTCGGCAACCAGGTCGGCGGCGGCACGGGCCGCACGGTGGCGACGGTGCTGGGCGCGGTTGGCGGCGGCTATGCCGGCAACGCGGTCGAGAAGAACATGAAGAAGACCACGGCCTACCAGGTCCAGGTCCGCATGGAAGACGGCTCGGTGCGCACCATCGAGCAGGCCACGGCGCCGGCCGTCGGCGCCCGCGTCGTGGTGGACGGCAACGGCCTGCGCGCGCAGTAA
- the metH gene encoding methionine synthase: MKLSGLEPVSIGPGTLFVNIGERTNVTGSKAFARMILNNQFEEALAVARQQVENGAQVIDINMDEAMLDSKAAMVRFLNLIASEPDIARVPIMVDSSKWEVIEAGLRCIQGKGIVNSISMKEGVDAFKRQARLLRRYGAAAVVMAFDEKGQADTYERKIEICERAYRILVDEIDFPPEDIIFDPNIFAIATGIEEHNNYAVDFINAVRWIKQNLPGAKVSGGVSNVSFSFRGNDPVREAIHTVFLYHAIQAGMDMGIVNAGMVGVYDDLAPELRERVEDVVLNRRPDAGERLVEIAETAKSGAKDESKKLEWRGTPEQPVHVNQRLSHAMVHGITDFIIEDTEEAYRAILATGGRPLHVIEGPLMDGMNIVGDLFGAGKMFLPQVVKSARVMKSAVAHLIPYIEEEKRQDEAAGRDVRTKGKIVIATVKGDVHDIGKNIVTVVLQCNNFEVVNMGVMVPCHEILAKAKVEGADIVGLSGLITPSLEEMQYVAGEMQKDDHFRIRKIPLLIGGATTSRVHTAVKIAPHYEGPVVYVPDASRSVSVAQSLLSDQAAKYIDEINADYDKVRHQHANKKQVPLWPLAQARANKTPIEWPGYQPPRPKFLGRRVFKNFDLTELASYIDWGPFFQTWDLAGPFPAILKDEIVGAEAVRVFSDGQRMLKRLIEGRWLTANAVIGLYPANSVNDDDIEFYADESRSQPVLTWYGLRQQTEKQAIEGVMRPSRCLADFVAPRASGVADYAGVFAVTAGIGAEKKEKYFLDDLDDYSAIMFKALADRLAEALAECLHHRVRTDLWGYAAQEGLSNDELIAEKYTGIRPAPGYPACPDHSVKGPMFDLLQCAEIGMGLTESLAMTPAASVSGFYLSHPQSTYFNVGRIGEDQLQDLARRRGASEQALQRLLAPNL; the protein is encoded by the coding sequence ATGAAGCTATCGGGCCTCGAGCCCGTGAGCATCGGTCCCGGGACGCTGTTCGTCAACATCGGCGAGCGCACCAATGTCACCGGCTCCAAGGCCTTCGCGCGCATGATCCTCAACAACCAGTTCGAGGAAGCGCTGGCCGTGGCGCGCCAGCAGGTGGAGAACGGCGCCCAGGTGATCGACATCAACATGGACGAGGCCATGCTCGACAGCAAGGCCGCGATGGTGCGCTTCCTGAACCTGATCGCCTCCGAGCCCGACATCGCGCGCGTGCCGATCATGGTGGACAGCTCCAAGTGGGAGGTGATCGAGGCCGGCCTGCGTTGCATCCAGGGCAAGGGCATCGTCAATTCGATCTCCATGAAGGAGGGCGTCGATGCCTTCAAGCGCCAGGCCCGGCTGCTGCGCCGCTACGGCGCGGCCGCAGTGGTGATGGCCTTCGACGAGAAGGGCCAGGCCGACACCTACGAGCGCAAGATCGAGATCTGCGAGCGCGCCTACCGCATCCTGGTGGATGAGATCGATTTCCCGCCCGAGGACATCATCTTCGACCCCAACATCTTCGCCATTGCCACCGGCATCGAGGAACACAACAACTACGCGGTCGATTTCATCAACGCCGTGCGCTGGATCAAGCAGAACCTGCCGGGCGCCAAGGTCTCGGGCGGCGTGTCCAACGTGAGCTTCAGCTTCCGCGGCAACGACCCGGTGCGCGAAGCGATCCACACGGTGTTCCTGTACCACGCGATCCAGGCCGGCATGGACATGGGCATCGTCAACGCCGGCATGGTCGGCGTCTATGATGACCTGGCGCCCGAGCTGCGCGAGCGTGTCGAGGACGTGGTGCTGAACCGCCGGCCCGACGCGGGCGAGCGCCTGGTGGAGATTGCCGAAACGGCCAAGAGCGGCGCCAAGGACGAGAGCAAGAAGCTCGAATGGCGCGGCACGCCCGAGCAGCCCGTGCACGTGAACCAGCGGCTGTCGCACGCCATGGTGCACGGCATCACCGATTTCATCATCGAGGACACCGAGGAGGCCTACCGGGCCATCCTGGCCACTGGCGGGCGACCGCTGCACGTGATCGAAGGCCCGCTGATGGACGGCATGAACATCGTCGGCGACCTGTTCGGCGCCGGCAAGATGTTCCTGCCCCAGGTGGTGAAGTCGGCGCGGGTGATGAAGTCCGCCGTGGCCCACCTGATTCCCTACATCGAGGAAGAAAAGCGCCAGGACGAGGCCGCCGGCCGCGACGTGCGCACCAAGGGCAAGATCGTCATCGCCACCGTCAAGGGCGACGTGCACGACATCGGCAAGAACATCGTGACGGTGGTCCTGCAGTGCAACAACTTCGAGGTGGTGAACATGGGCGTGATGGTGCCGTGCCACGAGATCCTTGCGAAGGCCAAGGTCGAGGGCGCGGACATCGTGGGCCTGTCGGGCCTGATCACGCCGTCGCTGGAAGAGATGCAGTACGTGGCCGGCGAGATGCAGAAGGACGACCACTTCCGCATCAGGAAGATCCCGCTCCTGATCGGCGGTGCCACCACGTCGCGCGTGCACACGGCTGTGAAGATCGCGCCGCACTACGAAGGCCCGGTGGTCTACGTGCCCGATGCCTCGCGCAGCGTGAGCGTGGCGCAGAGCCTGCTGTCCGACCAGGCCGCGAAGTACATCGACGAGATCAATGCCGACTACGACAAGGTGCGGCACCAGCACGCCAACAAGAAGCAGGTGCCGCTGTGGCCGCTGGCCCAGGCGCGCGCCAACAAGACGCCGATCGAGTGGCCGGGCTACCAGCCGCCCCGGCCGAAATTCCTGGGCCGCCGCGTGTTCAAGAACTTCGATCTCACCGAACTCGCCAGCTACATCGACTGGGGCCCGTTCTTCCAGACCTGGGACCTGGCCGGGCCGTTCCCGGCCATTCTCAAGGACGAGATCGTCGGCGCCGAAGCCGTGCGCGTCTTCAGCGACGGGCAGCGCATGCTCAAGCGGCTCATCGAAGGCCGCTGGCTGACCGCCAACGCCGTGATCGGCCTGTACCCGGCGAACAGCGTGAACGACGACGACATCGAGTTCTATGCCGACGAGTCGCGCAGCCAGCCCGTGCTCACCTGGTACGGCCTGCGCCAGCAGACCGAGAAGCAGGCCATCGAGGGCGTGATGCGCCCAAGCCGCTGCCTGGCCGATTTCGTGGCGCCCAGGGCCAGCGGCGTGGCCGACTACGCGGGGGTGTTCGCCGTGACGGCGGGCATCGGCGCAGAGAAGAAGGAGAAGTACTTCCTCGACGATCTCGACGACTACTCCGCCATCATGTTCAAGGCGCTGGCCGACCGGCTGGCCGAGGCGCTGGCCGAATGCCTGCACCACCGCGTGCGCACCGACCTGTGGGGCTATGCGGCGCAGGAGGGCCTGAGCAACGACGAGCTGATCGCCGAGAAGTACACCGGCATCCGGCCGGCGCCGGGCTACCCGGCCTGCCCGGACCACAGCGTCAAGGGCCCGATGTTCGACCTGCTGCAATGCGCGGAGATCGGCATGGGGCTGACCGAATCGCTGGCCATGACGCCGGCCGCCAGCGTCAGCGGCTTCTACCTGAGCCACCCGCAGAGCACCTATTTCAACGTGGGCCGGATCGGCGAGGACCAGCTGCAGGACCTGGCCCGCCGGCGCGGTGCCAGCGAGCAGGCGCTGCAGCGCCTGCTCGCGCCCAACCTCTGA
- a CDS encoding cyclic nucleotide-binding domain-containing protein — MFQKLFGRRTADASESRLPQERLRAIEGSSSADLAADMLTAPSALMQLTHEEARAVVSYMQPRKIAVGTTFIKEGDTRETDFMLLVLDGEVTIESIVVSRTEPITVTVLGPGSLIGEMGLLDGEPRSASCTAMTHLRCAILTRDALAELLNDDPRTAAKLMMAISLRIAERMRESAEKLKLYAQLTQAMQEEINQLMPL, encoded by the coding sequence ATGTTCCAGAAGTTATTTGGCCGAAGAACCGCCGATGCGTCCGAGTCCCGTCTGCCGCAGGAGCGGCTGCGCGCGATCGAAGGCTCGTCCAGCGCCGATCTCGCGGCCGACATGCTCACCGCGCCCAGCGCCCTGATGCAGCTCACGCACGAGGAAGCGCGCGCGGTGGTGAGCTACATGCAGCCGCGCAAGATCGCCGTGGGCACCACCTTCATCAAGGAAGGCGACACCCGCGAGACCGACTTCATGCTGCTGGTGCTGGACGGCGAGGTCACAATCGAGTCGATCGTGGTCAGCCGCACCGAGCCCATCACCGTGACCGTGCTCGGCCCCGGCAGCCTGATCGGCGAGATGGGCCTGCTCGACGGCGAGCCGCGCTCGGCCTCCTGCACCGCCATGACCCATCTGCGCTGCGCCATCCTGACGCGCGACGCGCTGGCCGAACTGCTGAACGACGACCCGCGCACCGCGGCCAAGCTGATGATGGCGATCTCGCTGCGGATCGCCGAACGCATGCGCGAGAGTGCGGAAAAGCTCAAGCTCTACGCCCAGCTCACCCAGGCCATGCAGGAAGAAATCAACCAGCTGATGCCGCTGTGA
- the infA gene encoding translation initiation factor IF-1: protein MAKEDLIEMSGVVAEVLPDSRFRVTLDNGHQLVAYTAGRMRKHHIRILAGDKVSLELSPYDLTKGRIKFRHIEGRSQAPAVRRTR, encoded by the coding sequence ATGGCCAAAGAAGATCTGATTGAAATGAGCGGCGTGGTGGCGGAAGTCCTGCCCGACTCCCGCTTCCGTGTGACACTGGACAACGGCCACCAGCTGGTGGCCTACACCGCCGGGCGGATGCGCAAGCACCACATCCGCATCCTGGCGGGCGACAAGGTGTCGCTGGAGCTCTCCCCGTACGACCTGACCAAGGGACGCATCAAGTTCCGCCACATCGAGGGCCGGAGCCAGGCGCCCGCCGTGCGCCGCACCCGCTGA
- a CDS encoding transglutaminase-like domain-containing protein, with product MVRLQFSVELAYEVTAPGTDFVFNIEAARTHHQRVLAEHLSISQTLVPQAHVDPITHNRYLRLQAHPGALRVRYDATVDLAHHAVAPELVGEVWVANLPGAVLPYLYPSRYCESDRLQGFALQHFGGLWQGYGRVMAIRDWVAGHVAFRSNTSDSHTSAVDTLAGREGVCRDFAHLMIALCRAVNIPARFATGIDYGADPALGPTDFHAYVEAYLGNRWYIFDPSGTAIPMGFVRFATGRDAADAAFATIFGRVESHAPRIRIDAVPDDEGHLVLPRHRAEALSTDAGAH from the coding sequence ATGGTCCGCCTGCAGTTCTCGGTTGAGCTCGCCTACGAGGTCACCGCGCCCGGCACGGACTTCGTTTTCAACATCGAGGCCGCGCGCACGCACCACCAGCGCGTGCTGGCGGAACACCTGAGCATCAGCCAGACGCTGGTGCCGCAGGCGCACGTGGACCCGATCACGCACAACCGCTACCTGCGCCTGCAGGCGCACCCCGGCGCGCTGCGCGTGCGCTATGACGCGACGGTGGACCTGGCCCACCACGCGGTGGCCCCCGAACTGGTGGGCGAGGTGTGGGTGGCCAACCTGCCGGGCGCCGTCCTGCCCTACCTGTATCCGAGCCGCTACTGCGAGTCCGACCGGCTGCAGGGCTTTGCCCTGCAGCATTTCGGCGGCCTGTGGCAAGGCTACGGCCGCGTCATGGCCATCCGCGACTGGGTGGCCGGGCATGTGGCCTTCCGCTCGAACACCTCCGACAGCCACACCTCCGCGGTCGACACCCTGGCCGGGCGCGAAGGCGTGTGCCGCGACTTCGCGCACCTCATGATCGCGCTGTGCCGCGCCGTGAACATCCCCGCCCGCTTCGCGACGGGCATCGACTACGGCGCCGACCCGGCACTGGGGCCAACCGACTTCCACGCCTATGTGGAAGCCTATCTCGGCAACCGCTGGTACATCTTCGATCCCTCGGGCACCGCCATTCCCATGGGCTTCGTCCGCTTCGCCACCGGCCGCGATGCGGCCGACGCGGCCTTTGCCACCATCTTCGGCCGGGTCGAGAGCCATGCACCGCGGATCCGCATCGACGCCGTGCCCGACGACGAAGGCCATCTGGTGCTGCCCCGGCACCGCGCCGAAGCGCTGTCCACGGACGCGGGCGCCCACTGA
- a CDS encoding PACE efflux transporter → MQGIKRKVVYVALYEAIAIAVCSVALAAASGQGVAHASVLSAAASAVAVAWNLVFNHLFEAWEARQAVRGRSLGRRVAHAIGFEGGLVLFLVPLIAWWLNVSLWQALVMDLGLVVFFLIYTFVFSWAFDRVFGLPASASGGVGQAA, encoded by the coding sequence GTGCAAGGGATCAAACGCAAAGTGGTGTACGTGGCGCTGTACGAGGCGATCGCGATCGCGGTGTGCAGCGTGGCGCTGGCGGCGGCCTCGGGCCAGGGGGTGGCCCATGCGAGCGTGCTGTCGGCGGCGGCTTCGGCCGTGGCCGTGGCCTGGAACCTGGTGTTCAACCACCTGTTCGAGGCCTGGGAGGCCCGGCAGGCGGTGCGCGGGCGCAGCCTGGGCCGGCGCGTGGCGCACGCCATCGGCTTCGAGGGCGGGCTGGTGCTGTTCCTGGTGCCGCTGATCGCCTGGTGGCTGAACGTGAGCCTGTGGCAGGCCCTGGTGATGGACCTGGGGCTGGTGGTGTTCTTCCTGATCTACACCTTCGTGTTCAGCTGGGCGTTCGACCGCGTGTTCGGTCTGCCGGCCTCGGCGTCGGGCGGCGTGGGGCAGGCGGCCTAA
- a CDS encoding LysR family transcriptional regulator, translating to MSLNSDDVELFLAVLDHGSFSAAARALRRVPSAVSMAIAQIEAELDLPLFDRSGREPRPTEAARALEPQARLLAGQLRQLRAEALALTQGLETRLALAIAPELLSAPWSEPLAALAQDYPLLEVEVLVAPQADALRLLHEGCVQLALVFERPSLDGREDFQELGSETLVAVMAPTHPLLQTTAVLGAEHLTTTRQVVVAGRDIGQTDPRFVFSRQHWRTDNHIAALSLIRAGLGWGWLPRGLVQPHIAAGTLVEIPLKNLTNQLELWVDVVWSKERPLGLAARRFIEHMKAGRPDPAPG from the coding sequence ATGAGCCTCAACAGCGACGACGTCGAACTGTTTCTCGCCGTGCTCGACCACGGCTCGTTCTCCGCCGCGGCGCGCGCGCTGCGGCGCGTGCCCTCGGCCGTGAGCATGGCCATCGCCCAGATCGAAGCCGAGCTCGACCTGCCTCTGTTCGATCGCAGCGGCCGCGAGCCGCGCCCCACCGAGGCCGCCCGCGCGCTGGAGCCGCAGGCCCGGCTGCTGGCCGGCCAGCTCCGGCAGCTAAGGGCCGAGGCGCTGGCGCTGACGCAGGGGCTGGAGACGCGGCTGGCGCTGGCCATCGCGCCCGAGCTGCTGTCGGCGCCCTGGAGCGAGCCGCTGGCCGCGCTGGCGCAGGACTACCCGCTGCTCGAGGTGGAGGTGCTGGTGGCGCCGCAGGCCGACGCGCTGCGCCTGCTGCACGAGGGCTGCGTGCAGCTCGCGCTGGTGTTCGAGCGCCCGAGCCTGGATGGCCGGGAGGATTTCCAGGAGCTCGGCAGCGAGACGCTGGTGGCGGTGATGGCGCCCACGCACCCGCTGCTGCAGACCACGGCCGTGCTGGGCGCCGAGCACCTGACCACCACGCGCCAGGTGGTGGTGGCCGGCCGCGACATCGGCCAGACCGACCCGCGCTTCGTGTTCTCGCGCCAGCACTGGCGCACCGACAACCACATCGCCGCGCTCAGCCTGATCCGTGCCGGGCTGGGCTGGGGCTGGCTGCCGCGCGGCCTGGTGCAGCCGCACATCGCGGCCGGCACGCTGGTGGAGATTCCGCTGAAGAACCTGACCAACCAGCTCGAACTCTGGGTTGACGTGGTGTGGTCCAAGGAGCGGCCGCTGGGGCTGGCGGCGCGGCGCTTCATCGAGCACATGAAGGCCGGCCGGCCGGACCCGGCGCCCGGTTGA